A stretch of DNA from Oryza brachyantha chromosome 9, ObraRS2, whole genome shotgun sequence:
TGACTCGatgcataatttattttcaatgcAATGTATACCACAGTACATTTATTAACTTGACCCGGTGatattattttagtaatagTATAAAGAGacagtataatatatatatatatatatagcaaaactaatatatacATCCCACTTAGAATAAGATATTCTATGCCCCTTCCTCGTAAGGCCCAAAACCTCTTCCACCCACTTCCAAAGGCCCAAAACCCCTCTTCTAATCTGATTAAAACACTCTCCCACCGATCAAACCCGTCATTTGACCTTCCTCCACAACCCACATTTGCCAACTTCTGTCTATCTTGTCTATCtgaaaagtgcagtaacacaaagccaaaaatacagtaacatgtcttataaaatacagtaacaacgtcaaaatatagtcatgacgaatctagttttttaaatcatattttttaactaatgtggtgaaaacggttttgaaaaataatataaaacacatgagatattgctctctaaagattggaaatacaatatttttagctccctcacatgcattagttgtacTGTAACAACAATATAAAGTCATGATAACAATATAAagtcatgatgttactgtacttctatcgtgatgttactgtatttctatcaCGATGTTACTGCAACTGTGCAACACACGTGTTACTGCATAtctatcacgacgttactgtAATTATAcagtaacaatacatatattttatagcaacataaTGTTATTACTGTATAGGAGACGCATCATTACTGcacatatagatatttcttaagattttgatctttaaacaactttatctctcacctcatatattattttttaagaacttttgtaccatattgtttgaaaaaaattgttctaaaaaagtagatccctcatgggtatgtttcgacgttgcTACTGTAAATTAGTCGTcgtgttactatatttttgttgtcgTGTTACTGTACAATTCCTATAAGACAAGAGGTGAGCTTAGATAGACATGAGAAAAAACCCATAAAGGGGTTGGCCCACGGGATTAATCTTTTGACCAGCCTTTAGATAAGGTGGGGTGGTTTTTGGGCCTTGGTAGAAGGGTGGGAGGTCAGATGGGCATTGAAAGAGAGGGGTatagaataacttataataaGTAGGGTGTACATATTAGTCttgtcatgtatatatatatatatatatatatatatatatatatatatataggcccAATAATAGCATGTGTGCAGAATGCAATGTATACCACAGCCCAGAGCCCAGTTCCGGCCCAACAATGAGCAAGCAAAACCCTAACTGCTGCCCCTctcacccccgcgccgccgctcagacCGTTGACTACTCAAGTGAGTCTCCGACCGCAggctttttcctttcctttcgcCACAAATTGGTGTTGTGTTTCGCAGGGGAAAAGGTACGAAAATCGAAGAAGATGCGAGGCATGGAGGAGCTGAGCATGAAGTACGGTGTTGAAGTGGCCGGTGAGGAGCAGCTTCTTGTATCTCCCGCTGTCAGCGTGGCGGTCAGAAAGCTGGGATCCGCAATCAGAGATGACATCTCGGTGCGTTGGAAGCTGACCGATGCACTGGAGAAAATGAAGACGATGCTGGAGACGATCGAGATAGACctggcggaggcggagaggcTGTCGACGAGGGAGGCAGCGGTGCGGCAGTTGCTGAAGGCGCTCAAGGACTTGGCCTACAGCCCCTCCGACACTCTCGACGAGTACTGCGCAAACAAGAAACCGGCTCCTGCTCCTGGAACGGTACGTCCGCTCCGCCGTCTAATTCATTACTACTCCACTCCACTGTATATTCTATGTATGTACACTGCAGGTCCAGATGCATCCTTGTTGCATAGCGGCCGTTTTCCCATCATCAGAACAGATAAATTCTACATTACTGCTTAGCCCTTGTACTTAAGAACTTTCACTTAAGAGTAAAATATATgaccggtccttaaacttgtgacgcggtaccacttagatccataaacttagaaaatgtaCGTTTAGgtcatgaactcgttttaccATAGATAGTACATTTGAAACGAGTTCATAGACCtggatgatacattaaaaacaagttcatggacctaaacttacattttctaagtttatggacctaaatggtaccgcgccacaagtttaaggaccggtcATGTATTTTGCTCTTAATAATTCTACCCTACTGTCAAGGTGATTGAAAccctgccctgccctgccctgcAGCTGACATGGATGGTCTTATGCCTTCGGACTGTGTCCAAGATTACCATGGCCCGCAAGATTAACATGTTGCTGAAAAAACTGATCGACATCTCCGAAAGTTTTCGTCATTTCCAGTTCATAAATGCCAACTTATCAATGGAAACATCGAGTTTTCAACCGGTAAACATTGTGGGAAGGGGCGGAGCAGAGCGTTATATAGTTAAGTTGTTATCTGCTAGCGCTACCCAACAAGGCCCCATCATTCTTCCGATCGTTGGGAAGGGAGGAGTAGGCAAGACTACCTTGGCTCAGATGATTTTTAACAATCCACGATTCAGCAACTACTCTCGTGCCTGGGTCTGTGTGTCGGAAGAGTTTGACTTGCGCAAAATAGGATTGTCCCTACTTTCCCTAATTTCCCCGGTGACAGCCAATGAGAGCCTGCTATCAATTGATACATTTGAGCTCATGATTCACTACCTTCGTGCTATACCACGTGGGAATATTTTCATAgttttagatgacatatggGTGGATGACCATTTTCAGCTAAATCTCTTGAAGAGGCTCATATCAAGTGTTGGCGAGGAGGGCAGTGAGGTGATTGTCATAATAACCACACGCAACGAAGTCACCGCAGGGATACTCTGTACGCTTCAACCATACTGGCTCAGCCCATTGACTGATTATATGTGCTGGCAAATAATCCAACAATCAAGTGGCTTCCAATATATAGAAAACCAACAGGAGTTGGAGCATGTTGGACAGATGATTGCAATAAAATGTGGGGGTTTACCATTAGCAGCTAAAGTATTTGGGCAGATGTTGCGGTCCGAAGATGCTAGCGGATGGTCTGCACTGATGAACCGTGATGCCTGGAATATTAAAAATGATGAAGGTCTTGatgatttaaagttaaaattcctATCTATGCCGCTACATTTGAGGTCATGCTTTGCCTACTTGGCCATCTTCCCCAGTGGTCACCATATAGTTAAACATGAACTTATTCATCAATGGATTGCTGCCGGTCTTGTTGAGCAACCTGTTGGCTCGACTTTGTCAAACACTGACCTTGCTGAGCATTATATCAATGAGCTTTTGAGAATATTATTCCTTCAAAATCCAACTTCAGCTTTGGTGAGTTTCTCAAGTACCTCCAAATTGCAATATTTTGTGTGCGTTCCATCTTCAGGGTTTCTATTTTGTGTGCTTTCCAAAATTGCAATGTCACCGAGAACCAGCACACCCTTCACAATTCCTCCATGCTGCAATTTTTGCCAAAAACATGGATCAATTAAATATAGGATTAACTAATCGTACAGAAAATTCAGTTTCAAATtcgagatttgctccggtccaacaaaaagtgaCTCGAGGTACCGTGAGATACTAAATCGTTtatcaccattggatctaactgAGCGGGATGAgcattgttagatccaacgatcagaaataatttggtaccgtgagatactgatacctcaagatacttttcgTTGAACTAGAACAAATCTCTTCAAATTCACACTAGATGTCAAAATACCAAAAAGAAACAGTAGGATTCATCTAGGACTAGCTataccactttttttttaagggtGACACTGAAATTGATGTTCGGTTGGACTAGCTATACCACTTTTTTTTGTAAGGGTAATAAAAAACAGTAGGATTCATCTAGGACTAGCTATCCATGAtttatttaacattttttcaTACACAGAAACATGGTGTACATGTAGGTGATACGATGGGAACTGACATTGTCTAATGCAACTTTTGCTTTTATGCAGACTAGtgaaaagaatgaaaaaaacgtgACGTTTTTTAATACTCATGTTCTCTTGCATGATCTAGCAATATCAGCTATGGGATCTGATTTTATTAATCGGGATGGTAGAGGTGGGGCATCTTCTAGGGAAAATAATTGCCGTTATGCATTGCTCACTAATTTTGAAGGCACACCCAAGTTATCCAGTATATTGCCTTCCCGGCTAAGGGTACTACGCTTTCAGGGCTGTAATGGAATAGAGTTAAGCGAGGATGCGTTTTCATTTGCCAAGTACCTCCTTGTCT
This window harbors:
- the LOC102704084 gene encoding putative disease resistance protein RGA3 isoform X1, whose protein sequence is MRGMEELSMKYGVEVAGEEQLLVSPAVSVAVRKLGSAIRDDISVRWKLTDALEKMKTMLETIEIDLAEAERLSTREAAVRQLLKALKDLAYSPSDTLDEYCANKKPAPAPGTLTWMVLCLRTVSKITMARKINMLLKKLIDISESFRHFQFINANLSMETSSFQPVNIVGRGGAERYIVKLLSASATQQGPIILPIVGKGGVGKTTLAQMIFNNPRFSNYSRAWVCVSEEFDLRKIGLSLLSLISPVTANESLLSIDTFELMIHYLRAIPRGNIFIVLDDIWVDDHFQLNLLKRLISSVGEEGSEVIVIITTRNEVTAGILCTLQPYWLSPLTDYMCWQIIQQSSGFQYIENQQELEHVGQMIAIKCGGLPLAAKVFGQMLRSEDASGWSALMNRDAWNIKNDEGLDDLKLKFLSMPLHLRSCFAYLAIFPSGHHIVKHELIHQWIAAGLVEQPVGSTLSNTDLAEHYINELLRILFLQNPTSALTSEKNEKNVTFFNTHVLLHDLAISAMGSDFINRDGRGGASSRENNCRYALLTNFEGTPKLSSILPSRLRVLRFQGCNGIELSEDAFSFAKYLLVLDLSECSVKKLPASIGQLKCLRYLNAPRIQDAVFPAVITRLSRLIYLGLHGTSKISKLRESIDRLEDLVHVDLSGCSGLETLPESFGNIKCLVHLDLSGCSKLKTLPESFKSLKNLVHLDLSECSCLQGVIDALHDLSRLRYLNLSHPCGYFVEDRFHLSGLNEVLPKLEELQYLNLSMCLNPLCFTLEPEDGLAYVAKCITGLGKLEHLDLSHNKFLSELPSESLAGLTKMHTLVLSGCFRLKSLPKCIANLSELSKIDLSGCPHLESLPNSIEELRFALLQSHENNHSHEEEIKEVKEPHCSSQSTSRG
- the LOC102704084 gene encoding putative disease resistance protein RGA3 isoform X2, with the protein product MVLCLRTVSKITMARKINMLLKKLIDISESFRHFQFINANLSMETSSFQPVNIVGRGGAERYIVKLLSASATQQGPIILPIVGKGGVGKTTLAQMIFNNPRFSNYSRAWVCVSEEFDLRKIGLSLLSLISPVTANESLLSIDTFELMIHYLRAIPRGNIFIVLDDIWVDDHFQLNLLKRLISSVGEEGSEVIVIITTRNEVTAGILCTLQPYWLSPLTDYMCWQIIQQSSGFQYIENQQELEHVGQMIAIKCGGLPLAAKVFGQMLRSEDASGWSALMNRDAWNIKNDEGLDDLKLKFLSMPLHLRSCFAYLAIFPSGHHIVKHELIHQWIAAGLVEQPVGSTLSNTDLAEHYINELLRILFLQNPTSALTSEKNEKNVTFFNTHVLLHDLAISAMGSDFINRDGRGGASSRENNCRYALLTNFEGTPKLSSILPSRLRVLRFQGCNGIELSEDAFSFAKYLLVLDLSECSVKKLPASIGQLKCLRYLNAPRIQDAVFPAVITRLSRLIYLGLHGTSKISKLRESIDRLEDLVHVDLSGCSGLETLPESFGNIKCLVHLDLSGCSKLKTLPESFKSLKNLVHLDLSECSCLQGVIDALHDLSRLRYLNLSHPCGYFVEDRFHLSGLNEVLPKLEELQYLNLSMCLNPLCFTLEPEDGLAYVAKCITGLGKLEHLDLSHNKFLSELPSESLAGLTKMHTLVLSGCFRLKSLPKCIANLSELSKIDLSGCPHLESLPNSIEELRFALLQSHENNHSHEEEIKEVKEPHCSSQSTSRG